Genomic window (Ruminococcus flavefaciens AE3010):
CGCCAAGTTTATAATCTGCTGCATTTACTGTAACAGGAAAAACCGAACCCGATATTAAGCATATGCCTGACATTATACCTGCTATTATCTTCTTGAATTTCATAAACCCACACTCCTTATTTAGATATAATAAATAATAATATAGCTTATATGTTAATTATATACCACATATACTATATATGCAATACATAATTCCAAAAGTTACAATTGCTTAATAATAAAGGTATAAACGTACAAAAAGTGCGCACCCGTTTTAGATATATTTACAATAACAAAAAGAACCGCCTTATATGCAGGCGGTCCTTCTGTTTCAATCATCTTCTGATTCAATTAATTCTGCAAAACACGTGGGAGAGAGCACTGCTAAGCTCGTAGTACTGCTCGTTGATCTCGTAGGTATCAACGTACTCGGCTATCTCCTCTCTCAGGTCGCGCGGCTGCTCGTCGTTGTCGATAAGAATGCTGTCAAGAGTGTAGTTGAAGTCGTGATCCATTGTGAAGATCAGAACTCCGCAGTCGTTGCATTCTTTCTCCAGTGTGTGAGTTACGTACTCCTTGCTTACAGGCAGGTACAGACAATCATAATCGTCGTCGTACATGTAGGTGTTTCTGCCGGTCACCACGTCGTCGTAAATCTCGCCCATCATTGCAAATAATCTCATAAAAAAGACCCCCTAAATAAAAAATAAATTATGTACTTATAATACTCTCAAATGGGCGATTTGTAAAGACCTTTTTTTGAAATGTCACATTTTGTTAATCATATTCGGTATTCTGCTACAAAATTGACTAAACGAATTGTATAATTATTCCATCTTTGGAACCGTGTTCAACAAAGATTTGTGGACAAAATCGCGTATACAGGTGGTTTGCAGAGGGTTGATTCTTGTTTCGATTATACATTCGGGATAATTCGTGCATTTTTGTTGTCATTACATGTCACTTCAACACGGCTGACAATGTATGGTCATCCTTCTTTCTGATATAAATTTTTCCAAGCTCTGTTCTCTCTCCGCCCGCATCTCCGCTTATTATTATTTCTGTTTCAGAGCCTTTTATATCCATGTTATCAGGCGTCCAGAAAATATAACCGCTATTGCCTACATAATGTGTTTTGCCAACATTTGTAATAACTCCGCTTCCAGCTTCTATATCCCAAATTGAAAAATGACCTTCGTTGGTCGATAATGAAATTAAATAATCGTTGGAATCAAATTCAAGTAATATGCCTATTCCCGAAAGACTGCTCATAAGAGGATCATAATCTGTTTTTATTGTCACGACCTCATTGGCTTTCATCTCTGTGTACTGAGAATTGTCATAACCATTTGAATTATAAAGCCTTATTATCGGGAACACATTTGTACTGTTGCTTTCACGCTGAGTAGTAGCAGGTTCTTGAACTGTTGTCTCAACAGCCCTTGTGGTGGTTCTTGCGGGAGCTGTAGTCCGCTTCGCTGTGGTCGTCCTTGCTGCTGTTGTAGCTTTTGTCGTTGCTTTAGGAGACTCCGCAGCAGTGACTTTGGGAGCTTCTGTGGGCTGCTCCTCTGGAGCATTATTATCCTTGTCCGCTTCTTTTTCTGTATCGGGCTTCACCTCACTGTCGGAAGCTCCCGTGACATTCTCGGCGGTCTTTTCCTTTGGCTTGTCCACACCTGATACAGCCACAGCAGTCACCATGGTCATTTTCTCTGTGGGAGCGTCATCGGCGCAGGTAACGTCAAAGCTGTCCACCTCGGCAATAGCATTTAATGAGAGACCGCTCTGTGTGTTATCCCTGCTGAGAGCTCCGCCGCACCAAAGTGCGAACACAGCCCCTCCTGCGGCACACAGCGGAAGTACAGCTGCAGCCGCTCTTATATACAACTTTCTTCTGCGCTTTTTCTCCGCCTCAAAATCATCAACGCGGCGGAAAACCTCATCTTTCATCTCTTCATATGTTTTCATACTCAAAGCCCTCCATTTCAAGCTGTTTCCGAAGCGACTTTCTCGCACGATAAACCAGAGTTTCTACGTTATGGACGCTTTTCTTCATTACCGCCGCGGCTTCCTTATTGCTGAACTCCTCGAAGTATATGAGCCACAGCACCTGCCTGTATTCGGGACTGAGGGACCGCATCGCGTGATGAACGGCAATTTTGCGCTCCTCGCGGATATATGCCTCCTCAAGGCTCTCCTCGTCGCTCATTAGCTGGGGAGCAGTCTCCACGGATATCTCGGCGTGACGTTTGCTGCGCCTGAGGTAGTCCAGAGCTTTGTTCCTCCCTATGGTATACAGCCATGTGCGGAACTGTCCGCCGCCCTTGTCACGGGGCTTTTTCGTACCGAGAAGCACAAATGTGTCCTCGGCAAGGTCCTCGGCTGTATGGATATTTCCCACGATACTGAACAGATATAATATAAGACCGTCCTTGTAATATCTGATTATCTCGGCGAGCCCTTCCCTGTCGCCCTCCTCGCGGAAACGGCGGTAGCTACTTGCACCGTTATCCATTGAGATACTCCTTTCCAAATTGGCATTTCTCTGCCATTCATATATTACACGAAGAAAAGCGCCGAAACCTCACACCCTTATACAAAAAAAGAGCAGTTTTTCAACTGCTCTTTTTATATCACTTTACTCTGTGAAGAATAACCGTTTTAGGCTCTGAGTTATCGTCAGACTTTGATGTTAAGGCAAGAGTATCGCCGTCCACTGTGAACTCCAGCTTATTATTGCCTTTCTGTTCAGCATCGCCCTCAACAGGCAGTACAAATTCAATAGTATTGCCGTCCACCTTATACTCCATGAAGTTATTGAGCCACATCTCGCTGTGGTCGCCGCTGAACTCCGCAGTAATGGTTATAGCACTTATGTCCTTGGTCTGCAAAAGCAGGAGGATTATCAGCATGCCCTGATACATATCGCCGCCGTAAACAACGTATTTTCCGTCATAGCCGCTGCCCTTTTCGGTGCGTCTCATCTCGAACAGGGTCTTATCATCTTCGGTCAAAGAAACATTATCGCCGTCCCATTTCAGCATATCATACGGATATACCTTATCATTATAGAGCAGTCCGTTCTCACGGAAAATGAACTTTTCCGATGTGTCAAAGAACATGGAGATATGTCCGTCCTCTGTGAAAGCAATGCCCTCTCCATCGGAATCGGGCTCTTCTCCCTCATCAGGTTCTGGAAGCCAGCTGCCTACCAGTGCAGCTTCGGGAGTTACCTTTGTGGCAGTAGTTGTTGTCGTTGTCGTTACAGCAGTTGTTGTGACCTTTGTGGTGGTGGCAGGCGGATCAACAAGGAACTCCTCAAAGCCCACTGTCTCACCGCTGCTTGTGGCTTTATAGGCGTAGAACGAAAGCACCTGTGAAGCGTCCACAGCATTGATGCTGCCGTTTTTGTCTACGTCAGCTGCCTTCTGCTGCTCCTCTGTAAGCGTTGAAGCCTGATTTGTCGATTTACGGGCATACTCCGCAAGTATCTCCGAAGCGTCTACCGCATCTATGGCACTGTCACCCGTAACGTCGCCGAGACCTGCTGCGGAAGCTGTAAAGACCGCTGTCATAAGCATGACATCTGCCATAACTATACTTAAAGCTTTGCTTATTGTTTTTCTGAACATTGTATTTTCCCCCCTGAAATGATATCAGATATTATTTTTTTACTCTATTGTATGTAATGGGCTCAACAGTTTCATCGTCCCAGATGGTAAGGGTATCACCATCGATAGTGTAATACACATATCCCTCTTTGCCTTCCATTTCAAAGAAACCGTTGGTCTCACTGAATATTATTGTAATATCTGTATTCTCATATTTGAATACATTGTTTATCCACACCTCACTGTAGCCTTCATCAAAGACAACAGACAAATCCAGTGTACTTGGATCCATGTCCTTATCGCTTGTGAGGTTTTCTACCAGAGAATCATATAACTCGCCGCCATACAGGTGGTATTTTCCGTAATATCCCTCACCCTGTTCAAGGCACTTCATTTCCATTATCTTGTGTCCGCGGTAAAGGATAATGAATATATCATTATCTCTTGAGAAGAATACGCTTGGGATAGTAGAGTCCTCTATGGTCAGTCCGTCGTTATTGATAGTCATCAATTTCGATGTGTCATAATACAGGCTGCCGTATTTGTCTTCTTTGAAAACAAGCACCGAAGCGCCTATACTATCACTTGAAAAGTCTTCCATAGCCCACTCGCCCACAATATTTGTATCCTTTACAGGGGCAGTGGTCGTTGTGGTGGTCGTAGTAGTTGTAGCAGTGGTGGTAGTCGTTGTTGTTGCAGTTGCTTTTGTTGTGGTGGCAGGCGGATTCTTCAGATAAGCCTCAAACTCCATAGTTCCGCTTGTAGCCCTATAAGCGTAGAACGAAAGTATCTGAGAGGCGTCTACGGCATTGATAAAGCCGTTGTTGTCAACGTCTGCCGCTTTCTGCTGCTCCTCAGTGAACTGAGACTTCTGATTGGTGGACACGCGGGCATATTCCGCAAGTATATCGGAAGCGTCGACAGCATTTATCGCATTGTCGCTGTTGATATCTCCGAGACTGACAGCATATGCATTCACCCCAGATGCCATAAGCATTAAGTCAGCCATTGCCACACTTATCAATGTTTTTATTTTCTTTTTGAACATTATAATGTTCCCCCCAATAATATATTTGGCAAAAGCATATTAATCACATTATATATACTTTTTACCATTAATATATACATTATACTACCATTTTGCTACAATGTCAACATATAACCGCAATGTGCTCTCACCAATAATTGCGGGAGATTTTAATGAAAAAAGCTGTATTTCGCCGTTGACAAGTCAGCCAAATCGTGATATAATCGGAATTAACAGAACATTATACGGCTGGACGGAGGCAGTAATGAAGAAGGATTCAGGCTATAATACCAGGCAGAAGGAGAATCTGCTCACATATCTGATAAACAACAAGGAAAAGCACACAAATGTACAGGAAATAAGTGCCTTTTTATCGGCTGAAGGAACTCCTGTGGGAGTTGCCACCATATACAGGCAGCTGGACCGTCTCGTTGAACAGGGACTGGTGCGCAAGTATGCATTTGACGGCAAGACAAGCGCCTGCTATCAGTATATAGAGGACGAAGAAAAGTGCCGCAGCCATTTTCACCTCAAATGTCTCGGCTGCGGCAAGCTCATTCATCTCGACTGCAGCCACCTTGCGGAGCTTACAGAGCATATCGAGAGAGAGCACGGCTTCTCCATTGATTATTCGCAGACCGTCTTTTACGGACGCTGCTCAGACTGTAAGGAGGAAGGCTGAGGCTTGTCCTCTGCGGAAGCAGCATTATCCTTTGGAATGTATATTTTTACGTCCTCGTCCGTTTTATGGGGCATAATATCACCTCCGAAAGTATAATGCCCGAATAAAAGGATATTTATTCAAACGCGCATACGGCACGTTCAAAAGGAAATCAAGATGACCGATATCATTATTATAGGCGGTGGAGCAGCCGGCTGTTTTGCAGCGGTACAGGCGGCTCGCTTCGGGAAAAAGGTAGCGCTTTTTGAGAAAAACGAAAAGCTGGGCAGGAAGCTGCGCATAACAGGTAAGGGACGCTGCAACGTGACCAACAACAGCTCTGTTGAGGAACACATGAAAAATATTCCTGTAAATCCTCGTTTTATGTACAGCTCCTACTCAGTTTTCGACGCAGAAAGCACCATGGGATTCTTTGAAGAGCTCGGAGTGCCTTTAAAGACCGAACGCGGAAACAGGGTCTTCCCTGTCAGCGACTGCGCTAACGATATCGCCGACGCCCTTGCGAGAGAAATGAAAGAGCTGGGCGTCAAGGTGATAAACAAGCGCGTTACACGGATACTCACGGAAAACGGAGCTGTCTGCGGCGTTAAGGCAGGCGGCGAGGAGTATTCTGCACCCTCTGTACTTATTGCCTGCGGCGGAAAGTCCTACCCCGCCACAGGCTCCACAGGCGACGGCTACACCCTCGCAGAAGCTCTGGGGCATACTGTAACGGAGCTGAAGCCAAGCCTTGTACCTCTCACCTCTCCAGACAAATACTGCGCCGAGATGATGGGACTCTCTCTGCGCAATGTCACCCTGAAGCTCATGGACGGCGAAAAATGCATATACAGTGAGCTGGGGGAAATGCTCTTCACTCACTTCGGAGTCTCGGGACCGCTGGTGCTCAGCGCAAGCTCCCATATACGTGATATGCAGCCAAACAGGTACAAGCTCCTCATAGACTTGAAGCCTGCCCTCTCACCTGAGCAGCTTGACGCAAGGATACAGCGGGATTTTGCGGAGAACCTCAACCGCGACTTCCAGAACGGCATAAGAAAGCTCCTGCCCGCAAAGCTCATACCCGTAGCTGTAAGACTGTCAGGAATAGCTCCCGAGCAGAAGATAAACGGCATAACAAAGGAGCAGCGCCGCAGATTCGGGGAGCTTATAAAAGCCTTTCCCGTAAGGATTTCGGGCTTCCGACCTATCGACGAGGCTATCATCACCAGCGGCGGCATCTCCACAAAGGAGATAAATCCCAAAACCATGGAGTCCAAGCTGGTAAAGGGCTTGTATTTCGCAGGCGAGGTCATCGACATCGATGCATATACAGGCGGTTTCAATCTGCAAATTGCTTTTTCTACGGCTTATACGGCCGCTGTTAATATGTAAAAAAGGCGTGATATTTTATCACGCCTTTTTTATCGAATATCAGTTTTAAGGGACGCCCTCACTTGCAGGGCGTCCCTCTTTCAAAAACAGTCCACTGGACTGTTTTTGAAATTCACCCTTGCGGAGCGCCTATCGTATTCGGGGCGCTGCCCCGAACCCTGCAAGGGCTGTCAGCTCTTGATCTGACCAAAGGGAGTATACTCCCTTTGGAATCCCGTTATTTGTTAAAGCATACTTTTTTCGTTATTCGCAGTGTGAAAGAAGCTCCTTAGTCAGCTGATATCGCTCATCGTCCGTATTACAGCCAACAACGAC
Coding sequences:
- a CDS encoding RNA polymerase sigma factor; its protein translation is MDNGASSYRRFREEGDREGLAEIIRYYKDGLILYLFSIVGNIHTAEDLAEDTFVLLGTKKPRDKGGGQFRTWLYTIGRNKALDYLRRSKRHAEISVETAPQLMSDEESLEEAYIREERKIAVHHAMRSLSPEYRQVLWLIYFEEFSNKEAAAVMKKSVHNVETLVYRARKSLRKQLEMEGFEYENI
- a CDS encoding dockerin type I domain-containing protein, producing MFRKTISKALSIVMADVMLMTAVFTASAAGLGDVTGDSAIDAVDASEILAEYARKSTNQASTLTEEQQKAADVDKNGSINAVDASQVLSFYAYKATSSGETVGFEEFLVDPPATTTKVTTTAVTTTTTTTATKVTPEAALVGSWLPEPDEGEEPDSDGEGIAFTEDGHISMFFDTSEKFIFRENGLLYNDKVYPYDMLKWDGDNVSLTEDDKTLFEMRRTEKGSGYDGKYVVYGGDMYQGMLIILLLLQTKDISAITITAEFSGDHSEMWLNNFMEYKVDGNTIEFVLPVEGDAEQKGNNKLEFTVDGDTLALTSKSDDNSEPKTVILHRVK
- a CDS encoding dockerin type I domain-containing protein, which translates into the protein MFKKKIKTLISVAMADLMLMASGVNAYAVSLGDINSDNAINAVDASDILAEYARVSTNQKSQFTEEQQKAADVDNNGFINAVDASQILSFYAYRATSGTMEFEAYLKNPPATTTKATATTTTTTTATTTTTTTTTTAPVKDTNIVGEWAMEDFSSDSIGASVLVFKEDKYGSLYYDTSKLMTINNDGLTIEDSTIPSVFFSRDNDIFIILYRGHKIMEMKCLEQGEGYYGKYHLYGGELYDSLVENLTSDKDMDPSTLDLSVVFDEGYSEVWINNVFKYENTDITIIFSETNGFFEMEGKEGYVYYTIDGDTLTIWDDETVEPITYNRVKK
- a CDS encoding Fur family transcriptional regulator — translated: MKKDSGYNTRQKENLLTYLINNKEKHTNVQEISAFLSAEGTPVGVATIYRQLDRLVEQGLVRKYAFDGKTSACYQYIEDEEKCRSHFHLKCLGCGKLIHLDCSHLAELTEHIEREHGFSIDYSQTVFYGRCSDCKEEG
- a CDS encoding NAD(P)/FAD-dependent oxidoreductase, producing the protein MTDIIIIGGGAAGCFAAVQAARFGKKVALFEKNEKLGRKLRITGKGRCNVTNNSSVEEHMKNIPVNPRFMYSSYSVFDAESTMGFFEELGVPLKTERGNRVFPVSDCANDIADALAREMKELGVKVINKRVTRILTENGAVCGVKAGGEEYSAPSVLIACGGKSYPATGSTGDGYTLAEALGHTVTELKPSLVPLTSPDKYCAEMMGLSLRNVTLKLMDGEKCIYSELGEMLFTHFGVSGPLVLSASSHIRDMQPNRYKLLIDLKPALSPEQLDARIQRDFAENLNRDFQNGIRKLLPAKLIPVAVRLSGIAPEQKINGITKEQRRRFGELIKAFPVRISGFRPIDEAIITSGGISTKEINPKTMESKLVKGLYFAGEVIDIDAYTGGFNLQIAFSTAYTAAVNM